One Primulina huaijiensis chloroplast, complete genome genomic window, CCGAAACATCCCCCGATTGAGTTTCAACTATTGGTAAGGCGGTCATACTTCCTTCACCTAAACTAGAACTTGATTTAGCGGCTCTTTCCAAAAGACGTGAATGCAAATAAAAAACATCCCCTGGATAAGCTTCGCGACCAGGTGGTCTTCGTAATAGAAGAGACATTTGTCGATAAGCTTGGGCTTGTTTGGAGAGATCATCATAAATGATTAAAGTGTGTTTTTCACGATACATAAAATATTCAGCCAAAGCTGCTCCTGTATAAGGAGCGAGGTATTGTAATGTAACAGGGGAATCCGCCATTTCGGCTACGACAATGGTGTAGTCCATGGCACCCCTTTCCTGTAAAGTATTTACTACCTGAGCCACAGAAGACGCTTTTTGCCCAATAGCTACATAAACACATATCACATTTTGACCTTGTTGATTCAGAATCGTATCTGTGGCTACTGCTGTTTTACCGGTCTGTCTGTCCCCAATAATTAATTCTCGCTGACCACGTCCTATGGGGATCATCGAATCAATAGCAATAAGCCCGGTTTGAAGAGGCTCATATACGGAACGCCGGGAAATAATACCTGGAGCGGGAGATTCAATTAATCGAGATTCAGAAGCTGCAATTTCCCCTCTACCATCAATAGGTTTAGCCAGGGCGTTTATAACACGACCCAAATAAGCCTCACTCACTGGTATTTGAGCAATTCTTCCTGTTGCTTTTACAGAACTTCCTTCTTGTATCATCAAACCATCACCCATTAATACAACACCAACATTATTTGATTCCAAATTCAGAGCAATACCTATTGTACTTTCTTCAAATTCTACTAATTCACCCGCCATTACTTCATCAAGACCATGAATACGAGCAATACCATCGCCCACTTGAAGTACGGTACCGGTATTTACAATCTTGACTTCTCTATTATATTGTTCAATACGTTCGCGGATAATATTACTAATTTCGTCGGCTCGAATGGTTACCATGAGTTTTTCTTTATTATTTTTTGAAAAGAAAAAAAATAATGCCTTTTATAGTATAGTATTTTATAGTATTAGTATTATAGTAGAAAGACTAATCAGTTATTTCTTTCATCGCCCCCAACATGTCAATATTGACGCTAATGGTACGCAAATGTAACTCGTTGTTCAAACAACTATTCAGAGTTCCTAGAGCTCCTTGTAAGGCTTGTTGGAAAACCCGTTGCCGGACTTGATTAATCGCCCTTTGCTGTTCAAACTGAATGGTTTCATTTTTGTAATTTTCTAATTGTTCCAAAGTATTATAAGTTGAATTAATCAAATTCAATTTTTCTCGCTCTATCGCAGAGTATCCGTTCACCCTAAACTCATTGGCTTCCATTTCCACCTTTCGAAAGTGGGCCCCGGCTTTTTCCAGCTGTTCAATGGCCCCCTCACGCAGTTCTTCTGAATTTCGAATAGTATTCAGGATCCTCTGTTTTCGATTATCTAATAAATCACTTAATGAAAGTAGATTATAATTCCGTTCATTTGAAAACTTCCATAATCCCTTCCCAAACCAAACATGAATCTTTCGATTCATTTGGCTCTCGCGCTCAATTACTTGGTAAATTCTCATAGCTTATTTTATGAATGTAATGAGCCTATCCTCTCTTCTTTATTCATAGTCCAAAAAAATACGAATCTAATGCAAAACTAAAATAGTTGGAGGACTCTTCTGACAAAATAAAAAAAATATGTAATTGTCAGCAAAGTTGTTTCTTTTTTTTTCTTCAGTTCAAATACAAAAGGTTTTTCTTACTTATACATTAAGGCATAGGTCGTCCATTCAGCATTAGATAAAAGGGGGAAAATGTCTATTTTTAGAACAAGCGGTTCAAATTATTTTATCAAGATGAGGGTCCTATATCGATAAAATATTCATTTGAAAACGATCTCTATATTAACATAGTGGTCGAAAGAGTACCATGCTGTGTCTAGACTTCAAACGATTTGCTTTAACCATCTTAACAATCTCACATTATTGGTTGTTAGAGAATCAAAGTGGATTTGCCAATTAATCACGAAATGTGATGGTTCTTACATATCATTTCTTTATTTCTTCAGAAGTAATTCGAAAGATCATGCACCTTTCTTTCCTAGTTATAACGGAAAAGGGTACAGCTGGTTAGATACAGCCTATTCTTGAAATAAACAACTCACACACACTCCCTTTCCAAAAAAGATCAATACACCAATCACTACACTTAGATTTATTAGATTTGTTGCTAAAATATCGGTATTAAATCCGAAACTCCCGGCAGATGGCCAGTGGCCTAAAGAAACGAAAGAATCGGTTACATTTTTCATATAATCTCCTCTTATAGATAGACTAAAAAATCGACCAAAGTTCTCACTTTGCCCCTCTTTTTTTTTGAAATCGAGTCAAAAAATATTCGAGTTATAATTTATTTTATTTATAGGTATAAAGTATGAACTACCCCTTGATGGTTTGAACACCATCATAAAAAACTTTCCCCTGTACTACGAACGGGAAGGATGAAAGCGAATTGGTATACTAATTCCTCATCTGCAAATCAGCCCTTCCCTAACCTAACGTAGGTTATTTTCTCAACGAATAAGAAGGAATAAGTAATAGTAGGAGTGAGATCTTGATCTAATTTGAAAAAGCAAACGACAAGTCCACGGAAATAAAATAGGAAAAATACATATTTTTCCTATTTCTAAGATTAAACAAAAGGATTCGCAAATAAAAGTGCTAATGCTACAACCAATCCATAAATTGTTAACGCTTCCATAAAAGCTAGACTAAGCAATAGAGTACCTCGTATCTTTCCCTCTGCCTCGGGCTGTCTTGCGATACCCTCTAGGGCTTGACCCGCAGCAGTCCCTTGACCAACTCCAGGTCCGATAGAAGCAAGCCCTACGGCTAATCCAGCAGCAATAACGGAAGCAGCAGAAATCAGTGGATTCATGATAAGTTCCTCGTACCAACAAAAATAAATGGTTAATGATACAATCAACCAATGAATTATGACTTAATTATTCGATCGATAGGATTAATCTAGTCGAAGTAACTAAGAACTTCGAATTTCAGTAATAATATTATTGAATTATCAGAACTACTTCGATATATTCTTTTTCGTTTCTATCCACAGAGTCTTCGCGAATCCATAGAATTCTCGTTTTTACATTTCTTGGTTCCAAACTGTTATTTCACAATTCTTTCAGCTTTTATTGATTTCATCTGTTTATTCAGGCAAGTCACAGTCGAAACGAGACGAAAGGACTTCTGTTAGAGCCCCCCTATAGTAGTAGGAGAAATGAAATATATCTTTAGTTCATATATAACTAGTCAATATCTAATATCACATATACACGTCTCTCTTCCATAACGTAAACCATTAAATTCAATCAGATTCGAGAATCTATCTATTTTTTTAGGAATCCCATTTTTGTTTTGTAAATTT contains:
- the atpA gene encoding ATP synthase CF1 alpha subunit encodes the protein MVTIRADEISNIIRERIEQYNREVKIVNTGTVLQVGDGIARIHGLDEVMAGELVEFEESTIGIALNLESNNVGVVLMGDGLMIQEGSSVKATGRIAQIPVSEAYLGRVINALAKPIDGRGEIAASESRLIESPAPGIISRRSVYEPLQTGLIAIDSMIPIGRGQRELIIGDRQTGKTAVATDTILNQQGQNVICVYVAIGQKASSVAQVVNTLQERGAMDYTIVVAEMADSPVTLQYLAPYTGAALAEYFMYREKHTLIIYDDLSKQAQAYRQMSLLLRRPPGREAYPGDVFYLHSRLLERAAKSSSSLGEGSMTALPIVETQSGDVSAYIPTNVISITDGQIFLSGDLFNAGVRPAINVGISVSRVGSAAQIKAMKQVAGKLKLELAQFAELEAFAQFASDLDKATQNQLARGQRLRELLKQSQSAPLTVEEQIMTIYTGTNGFLDSLEIGQVRKFLVELRTYLKTNKPQFQEIISSTKTFTEEAEALLKEAIQEHRDRFLLQEQA
- the atpF gene encoding ATP synthase CF0 subunit I yields the protein MKNVTDSFVSLGHWPSAGSFGFNTDILATNLINLSVVIGVLIFFGKGVLSDLLDNRKQRILNTIRNSEELREGAIEQLEKAGAHFRKVEMEANEFRVNGYSAIEREKLNLINSTYNTLEQLENYKNETIQFEQQRAINQVRQRVFQQALQGALGTLNSCLNNELHLRTISVNIDMLGAMKEITD
- the atpH gene encoding ATP synthase CF0 subunit III, with product MNPLISAASVIAAGLAVGLASIGPGVGQGTAAGQALEGIARQPEAEGKIRGTLLLSLAFMEALTIYGLVVALALLFANPFV